In the genome of Planctomycetota bacterium, one region contains:
- a CDS encoding GNAT family N-acetyltransferase, giving the protein MIVVRRARVEDVDQIVALWREMWDFHTPLDPRFTRTPVAESVMAEWIEGHLATDRSAVFVAEETPGRLEGYCLAMILENPPVVPWTRFGYVSEISVRRRRQGIGGRLLEAAHGWFRERGLAYAEANVSVRNEPARRFWRKHGYGDFLERLRKEL; this is encoded by the coding sequence TCCGGCGAGCGCGGGTCGAGGACGTGGACCAGATCGTCGCCTTGTGGCGCGAGATGTGGGATTTCCACACGCCGCTCGACCCTCGGTTCACGCGCACGCCGGTCGCGGAGTCCGTCATGGCGGAATGGATCGAGGGTCACCTCGCGACGGACCGGTCGGCGGTCTTCGTGGCGGAGGAGACGCCGGGGCGGCTCGAGGGCTACTGCCTGGCGATGATTCTCGAGAATCCCCCCGTGGTTCCGTGGACGCGGTTCGGGTACGTTTCGGAGATTTCCGTGCGGCGCCGGCGGCAGGGGATCGGCGGGCGCCTCCTGGAGGCGGCGCACGGGTGGTTCCGGGAGCGGGGGCTGGCGTACGCGGAGGCGAACGTCTCGGTTCGCAACGAGCCCGCCCGTCGCTTCTGGCGCAAACACGGGTACGGGGACTTCCTGGAGCGGCTGCGCAAGGAGCTCTGA